A window from Populus trichocarpa isolate Nisqually-1 chromosome 3, P.trichocarpa_v4.1, whole genome shotgun sequence encodes these proteins:
- the LOC112327028 gene encoding transcription termination factor MTERF2, chloroplastic: MATNISSTGNLISFIQKRFLLTSAAATVTLSPNSPLPTTTSCSSSSSSSTAQFLVNSCGLSLQSALSVSKKFQIHENDLHKLRSVVQFMKAHGFSETHLAKLIQSRPGVLHCRVEGNLKPKFEFLTENGVVGQLLPELILSNTHILRRGLDSQIKPCFEFLKSVLGCNENVLVALKHSSWLLTLRLKGTMQPNYDLLIEEGVAVDRIAKLIMMDPRAIQNKRDKMISTVSTLKDLGLEPNAPVFIHALRAMLSISESTRKKKIEVLKSLGWSEKDIWHAFKRHPLLLGYSEEKIRAGMDFFVNTLKLGLQHVIACPQLLTYSIDKRLLPRYNVLKILESKKLIKKDLKIKNLLKINEKEFLKNYVYKYVDDIPGLLDLYGGADKAKKIHLMTEK, translated from the coding sequence ATGGCCACGAATATATCCTCCACGGGAAACCTCATTTCTTTTATACAAAAACGTTTTCTATTAAcatcagcagcagcaacagtAACACTTTCTCCCAACTCTCCACTACCCACTACTACTAGTTGtagctcctcctcctcttcttctacGGCCCAATTCCTCGTCAATTCATGCGGTCTTTCTCTGCAATCTGCTCTTTCAGTTTCTAAAAAGTTCCAAATCCATGAGAATGATCTCCATAAGCTCCGATCTGTTGTCCAATTCATGAAAGCTCATGGTTTTAGCGAGACCCACCTGGCCAAATTGATCCAAAGTCGGCCAGGAGTTCTCCATTGCAGAGTAGAAGGTAATCTCAAACCCAAATTTGAATTTCTCACAGAGAATGGCGTTGTGGGTCAGCTTCTGCCAGAGCTCATTTTATCAAATACTCATATTTTAAGAAGGGGTTTAGATTCTCAAATTAAACcatgttttgagtttttaaagTCTGTTCTTGGTTGCAATGAGAACGTTTTGGTGGCTCTTAAACATTCTTCTTGGCTGTTGACGTTGCGTTTGAAGGGCACTATGCAACCAAATTATGATTTGTTGATAGAAGAGGGAGTGGCTGTTGATAGGATTGCTAAACTGATTATGATGGACCCAAGAGCCATACAGAATAAGCGTGATAAAATGATTTCTACAGTGAGTACTCTCAAGGATTTAGGCCTTGAACCAAATGCTCCTGTTTTTATACACGCTCTTAGAGCGATGTTATCTATCAGTGAATCGACTCggaagaagaaaattgaggtGCTGAAGAGTTTGGGTTGGAGTGAGAAAGATATTTGGCATGCCTTTAAGCGACATCCTCTTCTTTTGGGATATTCAGAGGAGAAAATCAGGGCTGGGAtggatttttttgtgaataCATTGAAGTTGGGATTGCAACATGTGATTGCCTGCCCCCAGCTTCTTACTTATTCTATTGATAAAAGGTTGCTTCCCAggtataatgttttaaagattttggaGTCAAAGAAGCTGATTAAAAAGGATTTGAAGATTAAGAATTTGCTTAAAATAAATGAGAAGGAATTCTTGAAGAATTATGTTTACAAGTATGTGGACGATATTCCAGGGTTGTTGGATTTATATGGAGGAGCCGACAAAGCAAAAAAGATACACTTGATGACGGAGAAGTAA